Proteins encoded in a region of the Paucidesulfovibrio longus DSM 6739 genome:
- a CDS encoding FAD-dependent oxidoreductase gives MRKEYGALVVGAGIGGIRAALDLAVSGHKVALVDRRPNHGGILTQLDHQFPSDNCGMCKMLPLMARDSSSQYCLRKGLFHDNIDIWLNTELTALEGDPGQFQATLTRRSPLVDPQKCISCGACAAVCPVRVPSEFNAGLSQRSAVYLPVPHAIPNHYVVDLDNCARCWKCFEACPTGAIDFKLDERGGFRILAVVPDATDSQLLLNLLDQAGFPALFARDQDKALDMLADGEPAGLLLLDMALGESGVERVLSRAAELRPEMPVVLLAGPDEAEKAVELVEQSASAPPGAATGKNAREWIAKPIEEGTFVPWLDKLYVRLASDETLTFDVGAVILAGGFDCHDPGPKNDVLGYGNYPGIVTAVEFERMLSSSGPTGGKVVRPDGAPVRRIAWLQCVGSRDLKKGVNYCSSICCMFSIKEALLARKALGEGTEATIFYMDMRTFGKDFQRYRDRAESEQGVRFVRSRPHSIIPAEGGGLSVGWFGDDGVQHEESFDMVVLAVGAKPPKGVDKLARAAGVELNEHGFVATRPLAPARTSRHGVFAAGAFSAPRDIAESVIMAGAAAQGAARLIKIHDVLAGLHEEAAPEYPDVSREEPRVLVAVCSSCPTLEQRLDLERLFGRLEALHSVVSVARVGSSCTAEGWGEVERLARELKPNRILIGACMPYAYVPRLRELGRAVGLNPALMDVVDIYTPTFPGGVDDKRRMEREIYAVLATAVARLEGADPVPPPVTVNVTKAALVVGGGVAGMTAAAAIADHGFEVCLVEKEEQLGGMSMRLYSTLEGADPRKHMEDLVTQVEKHPNVKVFKDTRVALSEGSAGRFRTALFTPRGPVTFEHGVTLLATGGSEAKVYDYGFKVHKSVMTQLRLEEALATGTLDVTELKRVVMIQCWRSREEERNYCSRVCCSQALKNVLALKARNPKLEIVVFYRDIMAYGFKEAYYTEARRAGAIFVRYDPERKPAVAFVEGKPVVTAPDPILGRDVELGADLLVLSSGVEPAEVDDLVEIFGVETNQDGFFQEAESKWRPVDFLKQGVFLCGLAHSPMNMGEAVASAQAAAQRALRILSAETIARESVVAQVRDSLCSLCQRCVEACPYGARSVDLEHGRILVDEILCQGCGACAAVCPNSATVLSGYHDAPVMALIDAALEQPFGPAKGYSAAAKEQH, from the coding sequence ATGCGCAAGGAATACGGAGCATTGGTGGTCGGAGCCGGCATCGGCGGCATCCGCGCGGCCCTGGATCTGGCCGTGTCCGGGCACAAGGTCGCCCTGGTGGACCGCAGGCCCAACCACGGCGGCATCCTGACCCAGCTCGACCATCAATTTCCCAGCGACAACTGCGGCATGTGCAAGATGCTGCCGCTCATGGCCCGGGACTCCTCCAGCCAGTACTGCCTGCGCAAGGGGTTGTTCCACGACAATATCGACATCTGGCTGAACACGGAGCTGACCGCGCTGGAAGGCGACCCCGGCCAGTTCCAGGCCACCCTGACCCGGCGTTCGCCCCTGGTGGACCCGCAGAAGTGCATCAGTTGCGGCGCGTGCGCCGCGGTCTGCCCGGTGCGGGTGCCCAGCGAATTCAACGCCGGGCTGTCCCAGCGCAGCGCCGTGTACCTGCCCGTGCCCCACGCCATTCCCAACCACTACGTGGTGGACCTGGACAACTGCGCGCGCTGCTGGAAGTGCTTCGAGGCCTGCCCCACGGGGGCCATCGACTTCAAGCTCGACGAGCGCGGGGGCTTCCGCATTCTCGCCGTGGTGCCGGACGCCACGGATTCCCAGCTGCTCCTGAACCTGCTCGACCAGGCCGGGTTCCCGGCCCTCTTCGCCCGGGACCAGGACAAGGCCCTGGACATGCTCGCGGACGGCGAACCCGCCGGGCTGCTGCTCCTGGACATGGCCCTGGGCGAGAGCGGGGTGGAGCGGGTGCTCAGCCGGGCCGCCGAGCTGCGGCCGGAGATGCCCGTGGTGCTGCTGGCCGGACCGGACGAGGCGGAAAAGGCCGTCGAGCTGGTGGAGCAGTCCGCGAGCGCGCCTCCGGGCGCGGCCACGGGCAAGAACGCCCGCGAGTGGATCGCGAAGCCCATCGAGGAAGGCACCTTCGTGCCCTGGCTGGACAAGCTCTACGTGCGCCTGGCCTCGGACGAGACCCTGACCTTCGACGTGGGCGCGGTGATCCTGGCGGGCGGTTTCGACTGCCACGATCCCGGCCCGAAGAACGACGTGCTCGGCTACGGCAACTATCCCGGCATCGTCACCGCCGTGGAGTTCGAGCGCATGCTCTCCTCCTCCGGGCCGACAGGCGGCAAGGTCGTCCGGCCCGACGGCGCGCCCGTGCGCCGCATCGCCTGGCTCCAGTGCGTGGGTTCCCGCGATCTCAAGAAGGGCGTGAACTATTGCAGCTCCATCTGCTGCATGTTCTCCATCAAGGAGGCGCTGCTGGCCCGGAAGGCGTTGGGCGAGGGCACCGAGGCCACGATCTTCTACATGGACATGCGCACCTTCGGAAAGGATTTCCAGCGCTACCGCGACCGGGCCGAGAGCGAGCAGGGCGTGCGCTTCGTGCGCAGCCGTCCGCACTCGATCATTCCGGCCGAGGGCGGCGGCCTGAGCGTGGGCTGGTTCGGGGACGACGGCGTCCAGCACGAGGAGTCCTTCGACATGGTCGTGCTGGCCGTGGGGGCCAAGCCCCCGAAGGGCGTGGACAAGCTGGCCCGCGCCGCCGGAGTGGAGCTGAACGAGCACGGCTTCGTGGCCACCCGGCCCCTGGCCCCGGCCCGCACCAGCCGCCACGGCGTGTTCGCGGCGGGCGCGTTTTCCGCCCCGCGCGACATCGCGGAATCCGTGATCATGGCCGGAGCCGCGGCCCAGGGCGCGGCAAGGCTGATCAAGATCCACGACGTGCTCGCCGGGCTGCACGAGGAGGCCGCGCCGGAGTACCCGGACGTGTCCCGCGAGGAACCGCGCGTGCTCGTGGCGGTCTGCTCCTCCTGCCCGACCCTGGAACAGCGCCTGGATCTGGAGCGGCTTTTCGGCAGGCTGGAAGCCCTGCATTCCGTGGTCAGCGTGGCCCGCGTGGGCTCCTCCTGCACGGCGGAAGGCTGGGGCGAGGTCGAGCGGCTGGCCCGCGAGCTGAAGCCCAACCGCATCCTCATCGGCGCGTGTATGCCCTACGCCTACGTGCCCCGGCTCCGCGAGCTGGGCCGCGCCGTGGGCCTGAACCCGGCGCTCATGGACGTGGTGGACATCTACACCCCGACTTTCCCCGGCGGCGTGGACGACAAGCGGCGCATGGAGCGGGAGATCTACGCCGTGCTGGCCACGGCCGTGGCCCGGCTGGAAGGCGCGGACCCGGTTCCCCCGCCCGTGACGGTGAACGTGACCAAGGCCGCCCTCGTGGTCGGGGGCGGGGTCGCGGGCATGACCGCTGCCGCGGCCATCGCGGACCACGGCTTCGAGGTCTGCCTCGTGGAAAAGGAGGAGCAGCTCGGCGGCATGTCCATGCGGCTGTACTCCACCCTGGAGGGCGCGGACCCGCGTAAGCACATGGAAGATCTCGTCACCCAGGTGGAGAAGCATCCCAACGTCAAGGTCTTCAAGGATACGCGGGTGGCCCTTTCCGAGGGCAGCGCGGGCCGTTTCCGCACCGCGCTGTTCACCCCGCGCGGCCCGGTCACCTTCGAGCACGGCGTGACCCTTCTGGCCACGGGCGGCAGCGAGGCCAAGGTCTACGACTACGGCTTCAAGGTCCACAAGTCCGTGATGACCCAGCTGCGCCTGGAAGAGGCCCTGGCCACGGGAACCCTGGACGTCACGGAGCTGAAGCGCGTGGTCATGATCCAGTGCTGGCGCTCGCGCGAGGAGGAGCGGAACTATTGCAGCCGGGTCTGCTGCTCCCAGGCGCTCAAGAACGTGCTGGCCCTCAAGGCCCGCAATCCCAAGCTGGAGATCGTGGTCTTCTACCGGGACATCATGGCCTACGGATTCAAGGAGGCCTACTACACCGAGGCGCGCAGGGCCGGGGCCATCTTCGTGCGCTACGACCCGGAGCGCAAACCCGCGGTCGCGTTCGTGGAAGGCAAGCCCGTGGTCACGGCCCCGGACCCGATTCTCGGCCGGGACGTGGAGCTCGGCGCGGACCTGCTGGTGCTGTCCAGCGGGGTCGAGCCGGCCGAGGTGGACGACCTCGTGGAGATCTTCGGGGTCGAAACCAACCAGGACGGCTTCTTCCAGGAGGCCGAGTCCAAGTGGCGGCCCGTGGACTTCCTCAAGCAGGGCGTGTTCCTCTGCGGGCTGGCGCATTCGCCCATGAACATGGGCGAGGCCGTGGCCTCGGCCCAGGCCGCTGCCCAGCGCGCGCTGCGCATCCTCAGCGCGGAGACCATCGCCCGCGAGAGCGTGGTGGCCCAGGTGCGCGACTCGCTCTGCTCGCTGTGCCAGCGCTGCGTGGAGGCCTGCCCCTACGGCGCGCGCAGCGTGGACCTGGAACACGGGCGCATCCTGGTGGACGAAATCCTCTGCCAGGGCTGCGGCGCGTGCGCCGCGGTCTGCCCGAACTCGGCCACGGTCCTTTCCGGATACCACGACGCGCCTGTCATGGCGCTCATCGACGCGGCCCTGGAGCAGCCCTTCGGCCCGGCCAAGGGCTATTCCGCCGCCGCAAAGGAGCAGCACTGA
- a CDS encoding 4Fe-4S dicluster domain-containing protein, which translates to MNAKHADPAAEIREHMAACMQCGTCSASCPNAAFMDVSPRRLWRLAQLNRMDLVAASRTFWMCSACYMCTLRCPRGLPTTETMYALKRLAARTDAPGARSRQAFYRAFAENLEHWGRVQEGALMNTYLRRKANPLLALSFAPLGWKLLRRGKMHLPRGGHKGRLGPLLNKVREMEARP; encoded by the coding sequence ATGAACGCGAAGCATGCCGATCCCGCGGCGGAGATCCGCGAGCACATGGCCGCCTGCATGCAGTGCGGCACCTGCTCGGCCTCCTGCCCCAACGCGGCGTTCATGGACGTGAGCCCGCGCAGGCTCTGGCGGCTGGCCCAGCTGAACCGCATGGACCTGGTCGCGGCCAGCCGGACCTTCTGGATGTGCAGCGCCTGCTACATGTGCACGCTGCGCTGCCCGCGCGGGCTGCCCACCACCGAGACCATGTACGCGCTCAAGCGGCTGGCCGCGCGGACGGACGCCCCCGGAGCCAGGTCGCGCCAGGCCTTTTACCGCGCCTTTGCCGAAAATCTGGAGCATTGGGGCCGGGTGCAGGAGGGCGCGCTCATGAACACCTATCTGCGGCGCAAGGCCAACCCGCTGCTGGCGCTGTCCTTCGCGCCCCTGGGCTGGAAGCTGCTGCGCCGGGGCAAGATGCACCTGCCGCGCGGCGGGCACAAGGGACGGCTCGGCCCGCTGCTGAACAAGGTCCGCGAAATGGAGGCCCGGCCATGA
- a CDS encoding CoB--CoM heterodisulfide reductase iron-sulfur subunit B family protein: MKYAYYPGCSLTSSAVEYDMSTRAVLAALGAEVEEIPDWTCCGAGSAENVGRLMSLALPARNLALAERDLPGLEILAPCSSCYLNLRRAHEQARSSRAVAAELGEALDAEGLTLTAQAPVRHLLDVLANDIGPERIKAACTRDLTGLAIAPYYGCQALRPYADFDDPNRPASMDGLIRALGAEPLDWDMGARCCGASLMVTHKEAALEAVGAILGAVRGAHAVVTVCPMCQMNLEAYQGEALARIGGGERVSVLYLPQLIGLGLGLDQKELGMGKNLALTERLRAKLRRVDMPMAAHAEQGRGGEEDIQTPGTGG, translated from the coding sequence ATGAAGTACGCCTACTATCCCGGCTGCTCGCTGACTTCGAGCGCGGTGGAATACGACATGAGCACCCGCGCGGTGCTCGCGGCCCTGGGGGCCGAGGTGGAGGAGATTCCGGACTGGACCTGCTGCGGGGCCGGCTCGGCGGAAAACGTGGGGCGGCTCATGTCCCTGGCCCTGCCGGCGCGCAATCTGGCCCTGGCCGAGCGCGACCTTCCGGGCCTGGAGATTCTGGCGCCGTGCAGCTCCTGCTACCTGAACCTGCGCCGGGCGCACGAGCAGGCCCGCTCCAGCAGGGCCGTCGCCGCCGAGCTGGGCGAGGCCCTGGACGCCGAGGGGCTGACCCTCACTGCCCAGGCTCCGGTGCGCCACCTGCTGGACGTGCTCGCGAACGACATCGGCCCGGAGCGGATCAAGGCGGCCTGCACGCGCGACCTCACGGGCCTGGCCATAGCGCCGTACTACGGCTGCCAGGCGCTCAGGCCCTATGCGGACTTCGACGATCCGAACAGGCCCGCGAGCATGGACGGGCTGATCCGGGCGCTGGGCGCGGAGCCGCTGGACTGGGACATGGGCGCGCGCTGCTGCGGGGCCTCGCTGATGGTCACGCACAAGGAGGCCGCGCTGGAGGCCGTTGGGGCGATCCTCGGCGCGGTGCGCGGGGCCCACGCCGTGGTCACGGTCTGCCCCATGTGCCAGATGAACCTGGAAGCCTACCAGGGCGAGGCCCTGGCCCGCATCGGCGGCGGGGAGCGCGTCAGCGTGCTCTACCTGCCGCAGCTCATCGGCCTGGGCCTGGGGCTGGATCAGAAGGAGCTGGGCATGGGCAAGAATCTGGCGCTGACGGAACGTCTGCGCGCCAAGCTGCGACGGGTGGACATGCCCATGGCGGCGCACGCGGAGCAGGGCAGGGGCGGAGAGGAAGACATTCAAACACCCGGAACAGGAGGGTGA
- a CDS encoding universal stress protein, producing MFKDIVVGVTPSGVDECAVEAAIGFAQRFEAKLYMVHVAGMDSSWGDMRHLEPSGETERVKGRILEHYAEKLKGVEQLQVHVVPGIPHAEILRLARKVNSDLIIMGPHTKEHAEKRSAMWGMAGSTLERVSQKARCPVMIVTRATPYGEHKFEKILVATDFSEQAECAVNYGGQLVRQYKAAMTLLHVVNTDGLAGQMPDEELKRLVAQNRERMEEEYADRLKGVASCEYECVAGKPAMDILKAARLTGADLILMAHHSKEIDPEKAFLGSTVTQVALNATCPTMSVNRHFDLRCGLMYEQDGSVTAERAAAAAG from the coding sequence ATGTTCAAGGACATCGTAGTCGGAGTGACTCCGAGCGGAGTGGACGAGTGTGCCGTGGAAGCCGCCATCGGTTTCGCGCAGCGTTTCGAGGCCAAGCTCTACATGGTGCACGTGGCGGGCATGGACAGCAGCTGGGGCGACATGCGTCACCTGGAGCCGTCCGGCGAGACCGAGCGGGTCAAGGGGCGCATCCTGGAGCATTACGCCGAGAAGCTCAAGGGCGTGGAGCAGCTCCAGGTGCACGTGGTGCCGGGAATTCCCCACGCCGAGATCCTGCGCCTGGCCCGCAAGGTCAATTCGGATCTGATCATCATGGGCCCGCACACCAAGGAACACGCCGAGAAGCGTTCGGCCATGTGGGGCATGGCGGGCAGCACCCTGGAGCGCGTGAGCCAGAAGGCCCGCTGTCCGGTGATGATCGTGACCCGCGCCACCCCCTACGGCGAGCACAAGTTCGAGAAGATCCTCGTGGCCACGGACTTCTCCGAGCAGGCCGAATGCGCCGTGAACTACGGCGGCCAGCTCGTGCGCCAGTACAAGGCCGCCATGACCCTGCTGCACGTGGTCAACACGGACGGGCTGGCCGGGCAGATGCCCGACGAGGAGCTCAAGCGGCTGGTGGCCCAGAACCGCGAACGCATGGAAGAGGAGTACGCCGACCGGCTCAAGGGAGTGGCCAGTTGCGAGTACGAGTGCGTCGCGGGCAAGCCCGCCATGGACATCCTCAAGGCCGCGCGGCTCACGGGCGCGGACCTGATCCTCATGGCCCACCATTCCAAGGAGATCGATCCGGAAAAGGCCTTCCTGGGCTCCACCGTGACCCAGGTGGCCCTGAACGCGACCTGCCCGACCATGAGCGTGAACCGCCACTTCGATTTGCGCTGCGGGCTGATGTACGAGCAGGACGGATCCGTGACCGCGGAACGGGCCGCGGCCGCCGCGGGCTGA
- a CDS encoding (Fe-S)-binding protein, whose product MQEATQSATGTIPPLIPGESGFLSRVKDILPQGGNLSMCLTCGLCASGCPAAGLHGMDPRKFLRLCAWGQDEEATTTPWVWMCTMCYRCVHACPMEVNIPQLVYEARASWPREKKPKGIVGSCDQGLRTEGASAVGISSEDFAFVVGDVLEEVREDQPDWAELKAPIDKAGAYFFVNQNSREPVKEPEEMVPLWKILHLAGADWTYGSHGWGAENYCMFAAEDENWKAVLEKQVRGVRELGCKSWINIECGHSFYSVWAGLQRFHIDLDIEFDHIVRWYARWIREGRLNPSSDWNRELGLTFTVQDPCMAVRKSMGMAFAEDLRFVVRRCVGEEHFVDMVPNGVNNYCCGGGGGFLQAGLKEARRRYGQVKARQILATGAQYVVTPCHNCHAQIEDLSEACEGGWHTVNLWTMLCLSLGVLGENERAYLGPELARVGLGETAAIKGEDHA is encoded by the coding sequence ATGCAGGAAGCCACGCAGAGCGCCACCGGGACCATCCCGCCCCTGATTCCCGGCGAGAGCGGATTTTTGAGCAGGGTCAAGGACATCCTGCCCCAGGGCGGCAACCTCTCCATGTGCCTGACCTGCGGGCTTTGCGCGTCGGGCTGTCCGGCGGCGGGGCTGCACGGCATGGACCCGCGCAAGTTCCTGCGGCTTTGCGCCTGGGGCCAGGACGAGGAGGCCACCACGACCCCGTGGGTCTGGATGTGCACCATGTGCTACCGCTGCGTGCACGCCTGCCCCATGGAGGTGAACATCCCGCAGCTGGTCTACGAGGCGCGCGCCTCCTGGCCCAGGGAGAAGAAGCCCAAGGGCATCGTGGGATCCTGCGACCAGGGCCTGCGCACCGAGGGGGCCAGCGCCGTGGGCATCTCTAGCGAGGATTTCGCCTTCGTGGTCGGGGACGTGCTGGAGGAGGTCCGCGAGGACCAGCCGGACTGGGCGGAGCTGAAGGCTCCCATCGACAAGGCCGGGGCGTATTTCTTCGTGAACCAGAACTCGCGCGAGCCGGTCAAGGAGCCGGAGGAGATGGTGCCGCTCTGGAAGATCCTGCATCTGGCCGGAGCGGACTGGACCTACGGCAGCCACGGCTGGGGCGCGGAGAACTACTGCATGTTCGCGGCAGAGGACGAGAACTGGAAGGCCGTGCTCGAAAAGCAGGTGCGCGGGGTGCGCGAGCTGGGCTGCAAGTCCTGGATCAACATCGAATGCGGGCATTCCTTCTATTCGGTCTGGGCCGGGTTGCAGCGCTTCCACATCGACCTGGACATCGAGTTCGACCACATCGTGCGCTGGTACGCGCGCTGGATCCGCGAGGGCAGGCTGAACCCCAGCAGCGACTGGAACCGCGAGCTGGGGCTGACCTTCACGGTGCAGGATCCCTGCATGGCCGTGCGCAAGTCCATGGGCATGGCCTTTGCCGAGGATCTGCGCTTCGTGGTCCGGCGCTGCGTGGGCGAGGAGCACTTCGTGGACATGGTCCCCAACGGGGTCAACAACTATTGCTGCGGCGGGGGCGGAGGATTCCTGCAGGCCGGGCTCAAGGAGGCCCGCCGGCGCTACGGCCAGGTCAAGGCCCGGCAGATATTGGCCACGGGCGCGCAGTACGTGGTCACGCCCTGCCACAACTGCCACGCGCAGATCGAGGATCTGTCCGAGGCCTGCGAGGGCGGCTGGCACACGGTCAATCTCTGGACCATGCTCTGCCTCAGCCTGGGCGTTCTGGGAGAAAACGAGCGGGCCTACCTCGGACCGGAGCTGGCCCGGGTGGGGCTGGGGGAAACCGCGGCCATAAAGGGGGAAGACCATGCCTGA